One Fimbriimonadaceae bacterium genomic window, TTCGATCGCCCCACACAGGAGCGCCTGGTGAACAAGTTCTATCATCACCTCAAGCCGGGCGGATATTTGTTCATCGGGCACTCGGAAAGCCTGCAGTGGGTCTCCCATCCCTTCAAATCAATTGCCCCGACCATCTACTGGAAGGAAGCCTGACCGAGATGCCCGCTATTGACACCGATACATTTTCTCATATCCGCCGGATGCACGATCGCCGGTTTCCTCACGAAATCGCCTGCATTCTGCCGGGTGAATTTTTCGTGAGCCGGGAACCGATGGTGGTCTATACCGTCCTCGGTTCCTGTATTTCCGCCTGCATTCGCGATCCGATCGTCGGCGTCGGCGGCATGAATCATTTTATGCTTCCCGCACCGAAGGAACACCAATCCGGAGACTCCTGGGGCGGGGAGTCGACACGCTATGGCTCGTTCGCCATGGAACAACTGATCAATGAGATTCTCAAACGCGGCGGGGTGAAACATCGTCTCGAAATCAAACTGTTCGGCGCCGGGAGAATCTACGAAGGCAACATCGATGTCGGTGCCCGCAATACCGAATGGGTGCTGCAATTTCTGAAGACCGAAGGGTACGCCGTCGCCAAAAGCGATCTCGGCGACGTGTACCCCCGGAAGGTGTACTACTTTACGGATTCCGGTCGCGTGCTGATGAAAAAGATCGAACGGGTGAAGAATCGTACGATCTACGAGCGGGAGTCCGCCTACCAGCATCGGATCGCAGAGGAGCCGACGGCACAGCAGGGCGAGATCACGCTGTTTTAATATTCATCTATGGCGGTAGCCTCGTGCGGGAGGCACCAACGAGACCTGAGAGGTTTGACAATGGCGAAAGTGCGAGTCCTGACGATCGACGATTCCGCGCTGATGAGACAAGTGTTGGCTGAGCTGCTGTCGAAAGATCCCGACATCGAGGTCATCGGCAGCGCACCGGATCCCTATGTCGCCAGAGAGAAGATCAAGGCGCTCAATCCGGATGTGCTGACCCTGGATGTGGAAATGCCGAAGATGGACGGCTTGACCTTCTTAGAAAAGCTGATGCGGGGACGTCCTACACCGGTGATCATGGTCAGTTCCTTGACCGAGGCCGGCTGCGAGACCACACTCCGCGCGCTGGAGCTCGGGGCGGTGGACTTCATCACCAAGCCGAAGATCGATCTTCGCCAGGGCATGGACGACATCGCCGCCGACTTGATCGCGAAGGTCAAAGGCGCAGCCACCGCGTCGCTCCGACAGACGCCCGCGGCAGGCGCACAGACTGCTGTGAGGCCGACCCAACTGAACTCGGCCATGATCAAAACGACCGACATGATCATCGCGATCGGATCTTCGACCGGCGGGACCGAAGCCGTGAAGGAGGTCATCCAGGTGCTGCCACCCAATACCCCTCCGATATTGATCACGCAGCATATGCCTGAAAAGTTCACGAAAACCTGGGCCGATCGCATGAACGAACTCTGCCGCATCTCCGTGAAAGAAGCCGAAGACGGGGACAGCGTGTTGCCCGGTCATGCGCTCATCGCCCCCGGCAACTACCATATGACCTTGGTTCGCAGCGGTGCGCGGTATTCGGTGCGTATCAATCAGAACGAACCGGTGAACCGCCATCGCCCCTCGGTCGACGTCATGTTCGACTCCGTGGCCCAATATGCGGGAGGGAATTCGGTCGGTGTCATCCTGACCGGGATGGGCGGCGACGGCGCAAAGGGCTTACTCAAGATGAAACAAGCCGGAGCCTATACCATCGCGCAGGATGAGGCGTCCTGCGTCGTGTTCGGCATGCCCAAAGAAGCCATCAAGCTCGGCGCAGCCGACGTCGTGCGCCCGCTCAAAGACATTGCCGCAACCGTGCTGACTCATGTCACCCGTGCCTGATCCTTCACCTTTGCCGAAAAGGAGCCGGAATGAAAATCACGAAAGAAGTCAACAATCGCAAGGTGACCTTGAAGCTGGAAGGTAACTTTACATACACCCAGCGCAAACCGTTTCAGGAAATGCTGAAATCGGTCGCCGTGGACGGAGTCGACCAGATCGTCATCGATCTCTCTCAAGTGGCATTTCTCGACAGCGCGGCATTGGGGCTCTTGATGATTTCCCACCGCCAATTGCAGGCCGAAAAACGCACCCTGTCGCTGGCCTACCCGCAGCCCACGGTCCGGCAGATTATCGAGTTGGCCAATCTGCACAAGACGATTCCGCTGATCGATGCGGACGCGCCGTCGATGATTAAGAAGAGCGCCTGAGTCTGATCCGCTGTCATGGAAGGAGTCGGGCATGCAGATTACTGAACGGCGTGTCGGAAATGCCGTCATTCTCGACCTGGTCGGGGAGCTGACCTACGCCAACCGCGCGACCTTCAAGGGGGCGGTCGATCGCGTGAAATCGCG contains:
- a CDS encoding chemotaxis response regulator protein-glutamate methylesterase, with protein sequence MAKVRVLTIDDSALMRQVLAELLSKDPDIEVIGSAPDPYVAREKIKALNPDVLTLDVEMPKMDGLTFLEKLMRGRPTPVIMVSSLTEAGCETTLRALELGAVDFITKPKIDLRQGMDDIAADLIAKVKGAATASLRQTPAAGAQTAVRPTQLNSAMIKTTDMIIAIGSSTGGTEAVKEVIQVLPPNTPPILITQHMPEKFTKTWADRMNELCRISVKEAEDGDSVLPGHALIAPGNYHMTLVRSGARYSVRINQNEPVNRHRPSVDVMFDSVAQYAGGNSVGVILTGMGGDGAKGLLKMKQAGAYTIAQDEASCVVFGMPKEAIKLGAADVVRPLKDIAATVLTHVTRA
- the cheD gene encoding chemoreceptor glutamine deamidase CheD, whose translation is MPAIDTDTFSHIRRMHDRRFPHEIACILPGEFFVSREPMVVYTVLGSCISACIRDPIVGVGGMNHFMLPAPKEHQSGDSWGGESTRYGSFAMEQLINEILKRGGVKHRLEIKLFGAGRIYEGNIDVGARNTEWVLQFLKTEGYAVAKSDLGDVYPRKVYYFTDSGRVLMKKIERVKNRTIYERESAYQHRIAEEPTAQQGEITLF
- a CDS encoding STAS domain-containing protein; the encoded protein is MKITKEVNNRKVTLKLEGNFTYTQRKPFQEMLKSVAVDGVDQIVIDLSQVAFLDSAALGLLMISHRQLQAEKRTLSLAYPQPTVRQIIELANLHKTIPLIDADAPSMIKKSA